One region of Arvicola amphibius chromosome 3, mArvAmp1.2, whole genome shotgun sequence genomic DNA includes:
- the LOC119810178 gene encoding olfactory receptor 24: MGPQNQTSASEFILLGLSEKPEHEPVLFSLFLCMYVVTVVGNLLIILAISTDSHLHTPMYFFLANLSLVDFCLATNTVPKMLVNIQTRSKSISYPCCLTQMYFFHFFGIMDSVLIAVMAYDRFVAICHPLHYSTIMSPRLCGLLVGGPWVYSCFISLTHILLMARLVFCGNNELPHYFCDLTPLLRLSCTDTTVNKIFVLIVAGMVIATPFVCILASYARIIMAVMKVPSAGGRKKAFSTCSSHLSVVVLFYGTTIGVYLCPSSVRTAVKEKASAVMYTAVTPMLNPFIYSLRNRDLKGALRKLINRKISASS; the protein is encoded by the coding sequence ATGGgaccacaaaaccaaaccagcGCATCTGAATTCATCCTCCTGGGACTTTCAGAGAAGCCAGAGCACGAACctgtcctcttttctctcttcctctgcatgtatgtggtcACAGTCGTGGGGAACTTGTTGATCATCTTGGCCATCAGCACCGACTCTCACCTCCACACTCCTATGTATTTCTTCCTGGCCAATCTCTCCTTGGTTGATTTCTGTCTAGCTACCAACACTGTCCCTAAGATGCTGGTGAACATTCAAACCAGGAGCAAGTCTATCTCTTATCCTTGCTGTCTAACTCAGATGTACTTTTTCCACTTTTTTGGCATCATGGACAGTGTCTTAATAGCGGTGATGGCTTATGACCGGTTTGTGGCCATTTGTCACCCATTACACTATTCTACTATCATGAGTCCACGCCTCTGTGGGCTGCTGGTAGGTGGCCCGTGGGTGTATTCCTGCTTCATCTCCCTTACCCACATCCTCCTCATGGCCCGTCTGGTATTCTGTGGAAACAATGAGCTCCCCCATTACTTCTGCGACCTCACTCCACTTCTCCGGCTTTCATGCACAGACACGACAGTAAACaagatatttgtgcttattgtggCAGGAATGGTGATAGCCACACCTTTTGTCTGTATCCTCGCCTCCTATGCTCGAATCATCATGGCCGTCATGAAGGTCCCCTCTGCAGGTGGCAGGAAGAAAGCCTTTTCGACCTGTAGCTCCCACCTCTCTGTAGTAGTCCTTTTCTACGGGACCACCATTGGGGTCTATCTGTGTCCCTCCTCGGTCCGCACAGCTGTGAAGGAGAAGGCTTCTGCAGTAATGTACACAGCAGTCACCCCCATGCTGAACCCCTTTATCTATAGCCTGAGGAACAGAGATCTGAAGGGAGCCCTGCGGAAGCTCATCAACCGAAAGATCAGTGCATCCTCCTGA